The Proteiniphilum propionicum genome contains the following window.
TTCTGCCGGCAATGGCAGCGCTGCCCCAACAATCTCAAAAGCCAAACGTCCTTTTCATAATTGTTGACGACCTTCGACCCGAACTGGGATGCTACGGTTTGGATGCCATAAAAACGCCCAATATAGACAAGTTGGCAGGGAAATCAACAATATTTCAGAATGCTTACTGCAACATCCCGGTTAGCGGAGCATCACGTGCAAGCCTTTTTACCGGTATGTATCCCAAATTCCCAAAACGTTTTGTCAATTATACCACACGTGCTCAAACAGATGCCCCAGATGCCGTGCCATTTTCACAACTGTTCACCAATAACGGATATCATACCGTTTCCAACGGAAAAGTATTTCACCATATAGACGATCATGCCGATTCGTGGAGCGAACCTCCCTTCAGAACACATCCTGATGGTTATGATGTATATAATAATGAATACAACCGCTGGGAAATGTGGCTGAACGAAGAGTCAGCAAAATATATTAACCCGAAAACTTTGCGTGGCCCATATTGCGAATCGGCAGAAGTGCCTGATTCAGCATACGACGATGGGAAGTTAACCCTTAAAACCATTGAAGACCTGAAACGTCTTAAACAAACAAACAAGCCCTTCTTTTTGGGTGTAGGATTTTGGAAACCACATCTCCCGTTTAATGCTCCCAAAAAATATTGGGATATGTACGATCGCAATAAAATTCCTTTGCCCGACAATCGGTTTCGCCCCTTGGATCTCCCCGATGAGGTACAAGGATCGAGAGAAATATATGCATATGCAAGAGTTGAAGAACCGACGGATACAGTATTTTTGCGCGAATTACGCCATGGATATTATGCTTGCGTGAGTTACGTAGATGCACAAATCGGTTTAATCCTTGACGCCTTAAAAAAGCTTGATCTGGAGGAAAACACGATTATAGTGCTGTTAGGAGACCACGGATGGAACCTCGGAGAACACAATTTTATAGGTAAACATAACCTGATGAAAACATCCACACACACTCCTCTTATTGTACATGTACCTTGGTTTAAAAACGGAAAATCACTCTCTATGGTAGAATTTGTAGATATCTATCCCACATTGTGTGAACTGTGTAACCTGCCTGCACCCCAAAATCAGCTTGACGGAAAAAGCTTCGTTCCGATACTCAAAAATCCGAAAACCAAAACCAAATCATCCGTTTTTATACAATGGCAAAGTGGTTATAGCATTGTGAACAAACGCTATAGCTATGCTGAATGGGAAAAAGAAGATGGTAAAACATCAGTCATGATTTTCGACCACAAAATAGATCCAAAGGAGAACAAAAACCAGGTCAATGAATACCATTACAAAAATCTGTTGATGAAATTTTCAAAATATATAAAATTAAAAACCAGCCAGATAGTTAGTTACAAGTCTGCCCCGAACTGACTCTGGGAGGTGTGAAAACGTCAGATATTCTCACAGATTAAAAGTATGCCTTAGCCTTCAAATCAAAAAACTATCTCGGAATAAGATACGATGAACACTGGGCAACCTATACAAATGACTCATATACCGGATTCTTTATGGATGGACTTCCATACAGCGTTGATCCACGCTTTTTCGATATATATGCTTTGCCATGTGATGATGGGCATAGGTATAATACAAATACCAAAAGCTTTGATTTGGTAAAGGTTGGCGAAACTGTTCCTGAAGGAGAGAAACCCACAGTAGTTGCCACAGTGAACGTAGAATATGCGGTAAATGGCTTCAATAGCGGAGATTGGGGAGATGCTGGTGCGGCAAACGGGGTTTTGAATAATTATTACAAAAGCGCTCCATCGTTACAGAAGAAGTCAGGAGAAGCAGAAAAATTCTTATATAAATATCCGGTTGCATCGGAAACATTTTATGGGAAAAATCTGAATGATCAGTTAAGCAAGATTATTACGCAAAAGTATATTGCGCAATTGCCATGGCTACCATTGGAAGCATGGTGCGACCATCGCAGGCTCGAACTGCCATTCTTCGACAATGTGGCTGTAGATAATCCGCTTAGTAGAATGTCATGGCTTACAAAAGAAAATGTAAAGAACTCACAGAAATACAATTTCTTCCCTCAAAGGTTGAGATATCCCTCATCATTGGAAAACAGTAATCCTGAAGGTTATAAGCAGGCACTACAGCAGCTTGGAGGAGAGAACGGTATCTTTACACCATTATGGTGGTCAAAAGGTAAAAATGAGAAGTAATGGGAAAGTAATAAAATTTCAAGAATAATCTTAATTTTTCAGGTAGGGGGAAAACTTTGTTGTTTTCCCCCTACTCTGTACTTGATAGCTCGATAAAAGTTTCGAAACACAACGTAATAAATTAATTATCTTCAGACTGGCCATTTTTGAAACAACGTGGCCTTACTTTCAGATTGTCCGTCATAAAAATAAACATTAACCACAGTATTGTAAAACCGGTTACTCTGAAAATATTATTCTTTTTAATCAACCTAAGTTTTTCACCTAGATAACAACTTTTGTTTTATTTAGAAACATGCTTATTCAAAACTTGCCACATATACAATTTTATTTGTTAAACTCGCTTAGTTTTTTCATCTTTGCAGTGTTTACAATTAAATAAAGATCCTTAATAATATTCCACATAACTTTTTTATGTTGGAAATAATTGTATATAGATTTAATTGTTAATTAGTTAAATGCGCACTCGCCGAATTGTCGTTAATAAAATAAATATATAAACAAACCTCAAACATAAATTGTCAAATGAAAAGAACGTTCCTGCTTTCAATACTGCTTTTCTTATCGTTATTAGCGGTAGAAGGGAAGACCAGAAAAGCAGTATTTATAATTATTGATGGCGTGCCTGCTGACCAGATTGAGCGGCTTCAGCCACCTGCGATATATGATATTGCCTCGCAAGGAGCATATTCCAAGGCATATACAGGTGGCCAAACCGGTGGTTATTCACAAACAGCAACAATCTCTGCAATAGGTTACACTAATCTGTTGACATCAACATGGGTAAATAAACACAACGTTACAGGTAACGATAACCTAAAGCCGAATTATAATTATTGGACACTGTTTAGAATTGCCAAAGAACAGAAAAAGGACTTTAAAACTGCATTATATTCGAGCTGGACCGACAACCGTACGGTTTTAATTGGTGAGAATAAACCTGAAACAAATCACTTGAAAATTGATTTTGTGAAGGATGGATTTGAACTTGATACTATAAATTTTCCACCCAAAGATAAAGATTTGCATATTTTTGAAATCGACGAACATGTCTCTTGCCTGGCGGCAGAAGGCATTAAAAATGATGCTCCTGATTTAAGTTGGGTCTATCTCTGGTATACAGATGATGCCGGTCACATTTACGGGAACGGCCATGATTTTGATGAATATGTGATGAAAGCGGATAGGCAGGTTGCACGTGTTTGGGAAGCAGTGAAATATAGAGAAAAAAACTACGATGAAGAATGGATGATAGTGGTAACCACCGACCATGGACGTGCTGAAAACGGACATGGCCACGGCGGTCAATCGTGTCGTGAACGAACAATTTGGATTTCAACCAATGTGGCTGTAAATAAATACTTCAAAAGTGGTAATCTGGCGATAACAGACATTGCCCCATCAATCAGCCGGTTCATGAAGTTTGAAGTGCCGCAAGATGTGTTGTGGGAACAAGATGGGATACCTTTTATCGGGGATGTTGATATTTATAATCTAAAAACAATGCCATACGATAATTCAGTGTATCTCACATGGGACACCATATCAGATAATAACCCCGTTACAATTTATGTGTCAACTGAAAACAAGTTCAAAGAAGGCGGAAAAGAGAACTGGATTAAATTGGCTACTGTAAATGCAGGTATAAACAGTTATAAAGCAGAACTAAAAGACCTGCCCGCAGGTAGTTTTTATAAATTTGTAGTTGAAACGAAAAATAATCACTTAAACAGATGGATAATAAAATAAACATTGCCTATATTTGATATTATTTACAATACATTTGTTGCTTAGAAAATGCAGAGGGAAGAATAACAGCATAAACCTGCTATTTTCTTCCCTTTATTAATATTTAAGTTGCATAGGACAGCATAACGTACTAAATGCTATCAAGATAAAACTATACAGTTATGCATTTTTTTTGCAGTTTGTACATTTTCGCACAGCAGACAACACCTCAGTAGTGACGTACCTCAGCAATGTTAGGCATAATTTGGTTTGGTACAATCAATCTTCTTTGAAGTACATACTTTTATTGTTTGAATAATGCCATTAAGTGAGAATCTATAGAGATAATAATAGAAAAAAAGAATTATGAACCCCAAGAAATTATTCACCCTTGCTTTGGTTCCACTGACGGGGCTTTCAGCAAAAAACACAATTGCTCATAATAATCGTCCCAACATTATCCTATTTATGGTGGATGATATGGGATGGCAGGATACATCGTTGCCTTTCTGGAAAGAGAAAACTCCACTCAACGAGCGTTACCATACACCAAACATGGAGCGGCTGGCATCGCAAGGGATGATGTTTACCCAAGCATATGCCTGCAGCGTAAGTTCGCCTACACGTGTGAGCCTGATGACAGGAATGAATGCCGCCCGGCACCGGGTAACCAACTGGACACTCGAAAAAAACACCTCAACCGACAATCAGAGTAACATGCTTCAGTTCCCGGAGTGGAATGTGAACGGTATTTGCCAGGCTCCCGACGTACCTTACACATATGAAGTGACTTCACTGCCGCAATTGCTCAAAAACAACGGTTATCACACCATCCATTGCGGCAAAGCGCACTGGGGGGCCATCGACACACCAGGGGAAAACCCACATCACTTCGGCTTTGAGGTGAACATTGCAGGGCATGCAGGTGGTGGGATAGCAAGCTATCTGGGAGAAGAGAATTATGGAAACAGGACCGATGGTAAACCATCATCCAGACAAGCTGTTCCGGATCTGGACAAATACTGGGGAACCGAAACATTTGCCACGGAGGCATTAACTTTGGAAGCTCTGAAAGCACTCGACAAAGCCAAAAATCTTGGTCAGCCGTTCTTCCTCTATATGTCGCACTATGCAATACATATCCCTGTCAACAGGGACAAACGTTTTTATCAAAAATATATTGATGCCGGACTCTCGGAAAAAGAGGCTGCTTACGCTGCGCTTATAGAGGGGATGGACAAAAGCCTGGGAGATCTGATGAACTGGCTGGAAAAAAACGAACTTGATAAAAATACTATTGTAATTTTTATGTCTGACAACGGAGGATTCGCTACCGATACCCATTGGCGCGATGCACCTTTGTACACTCAGAACGCTCCACTGAACAGTGGGAAAGGATCGGCATACGAAGGTGGTATTCGGGAACCGATGATTGTCAAATGGCCGGGAGAAGTAAGCCCCGGCACGAAATGCGACGATTACCTTATTATTGAAGATTTTTTCCCAACTATTCTGGATATGGCTCAGGTGAGAGAGCGGAAAACTGTACAAACGGTCGATGGAGTAAGCTTCATGCCGATGCTGGAAGGCAAACCTACCAGATATGACAAACGTAACCTTTATTGGAACTACCCCAACCTTTGGGGTAACGAAGGACCAGGTATCGGCTCTACATGTACCGTTCGCAGAGGCGACTGGAAGCTGATATATTACTATGAAACCGGCAAAAAGGAACTGTTTAACATAACCAACGACATAGGCGAAACGGCCAATCGTGCTGAACAGAACCCACGATTGGTGAAAAAGCTGTCGAAAGAGCTGGGAAAGTTTCTACGCGGTGCAGATGCACAACGCCCGTCATTCAAGACTACAGGTAAGCCTTGCCCATGGCCCGATGAAGTGGACAAATAATAAAATAATGTTAACTCATAAAATTTGAATAGCTCCTCTTTAATTTTTCTAATTGACAATAAACCCGATTAAAAAATTTATCATCTCCCTGATATTATAGCTATTAACAACAACAGATATCTCGCAGCAGAACGACAGGGAAAACCTGGAAATATCACATAAAAATACAGAGAAGGCTCTTGCGAGCTATACAACATTAGAAAGGCTGAATTGCAGACTGTAAAATGGGTGACCATTCAGCCGTTTTTTGTAAATTTGAGCACCATTGCACAACAATGTAACGTTAAACATGATTATTTACCAACATAAGAAAGAGAGAATATGAAAAAAACTATTATCATTGCAATATTGGGAGTGGTTGTATGCACCTCTCTATTTCCACAAGAAAAAATTTGGAATGAAACAAAAGAGCAAAAGGCTGAAAGAATGAAGTGGTGGGTAAACGATCGCTTCGGGATGTTTATCCACTGGGGACTGTATGCTCTTCCAGCACGACATGAGTGGGTTCAGACAAATGAAAGAATTCCGTTAGAGGAGTACAAAAAGTATTTCGACAATTTTAACCCAGACCTGTATGATCCGCACGAATGGGCAAAAATGGCCAAAGAGGCAGGCATGAAATATGCGGTAATCACTGCAAAGCATCACGATGGGTTTTGCATGTTCGACTCAAAATATACCGATTACAAGGTCGTGAATACTACATACGGCAAAGATATCATCAAAGAGTGGGTAGATGCATTTAAAGAGGCGGGGCTAAAAGTGGGGTTCTACTATTCGCTTATTGACTGGCATCACCCCGATTTCACCATAGACAGAATTCACCCGTTGCGCCCAGGCTCAAATGAGGAATATGCTAAGCTGAACGAAGGCAGAGATATGAACAGGTATCGTAAGTTCCTGAAAAATCAGGTTACTGAGCTGCTAACCAATTATGGTAAAATTGATATTCTTTGGTTAGACTTTTCGTATCCGGGCGAATTTGGGAAAGGACGTGACGATTGGGATGCAGTTGAACTGGTAAAACTGGTCAGAAAGCTTCAGCCTGAAATAATTATTGACGATCGTGCCGACATTAGAGATGTGCCCGGTGGCTGGGATTTTATAACTCCAGAACAGTACAAAGTGGATAGGTGGCCAGAATTAAACGGGGAGCGTGTCCCCTGGGAAACCTGTCAAACCTTTTCTGGCAGTTGGGGGTATTTCCGCGACGAAGCAACATGGAAAGACAACAAGCAGCTGCTGGTGCTTCTGATTGAATCTGTAAGCAAAGGAGGTAACTTATTGCTGAACGTGGGGCCAACAGCACGCGGAGAGTTCGACTACAGAGCTGTAAGCGCTTTGGAGAAAATGGGCAACTGGATGCATTACAACAGCCGCTCCATCTATGGCTGTACCGAGGCCCCTGAGGCTTACACTGCCCCTGATAATACACTTTTGACCTATAACTCGGCAACCAACAGACTATATATCCACCTTTTGGATTACCCGTTACAAAATTTTAAACTTCCGGGATATAAAGGAAAAATTAAATATGCACAGTTTCTGCATGATGCTTCAGAACTAAGAATTACTGTACCGTCAGGCCATCACAAAGTTGAAGATGATGGATCGGACACAGGTGATTTAAACCTTAGTCTTCCTGTACTGAAACCAAATATTGAGATCCCTGTAATTGAGCTGATTCTGGAATAAAATAATTCACAAAACAAGCTATGGCTTATTCATTTATAATTATTTGAGCTTATTTGCTGATTTAGACTATGAGTGCAGGCAACAAGAGAGTGATATCACATTGCGATTCACTCTTTTTTTTATTGAGTCCACTTTAATAAGTCGTTTTGTGAAAATATGATATTTGATTTTCAAGTGATTATGATATCAAATCTTCTAATTTGAGACTTTTTCAAGCAGACTCAATATTATTTTGATTTATCTCGATGATATGGGTTAAGTTGATTTATCACAAATTGGTGCTACAGGATACAAGACTCCGAATATTGACAAGTGAAGGAATGAATCCTTTTTAGAAAATCGTTATTGGGAAATTTAGTGCCGGTATTCAAAAAAGCAGAAAAATCTTTGTTTTAACAGCAGTTCGGTAGATGTTTTTAATGTTAAATATCTGTTTTTCCTGCGAAATTGTTATTTTATTCAATTAAACAATTATCTTTGCAACAAATTTATTTGCATTAATGCAACAATTGTATTTGACATACACTATTACTACTACAACAATGACCATGACCCCTTGGGGGGTTATGTAAATTTTCACATCCGTAAGCAGGTATTGCTTTTATTGCGAACCATCCGGTTATCGCGTTAGAAATCAAATTTTTCCAATAAGCTGAATAAATTTACAACAGATTGATTTAAGTGCATCGCAGCATGTGCTTTTTCATTAAGTTAAATGAGTATGGGTATAAGTTTATTTACGCTATGCTATAGTGGGAAAAAGTTGAAAGATTTCAAAAAAATTCAAACTTTAGTGATCATTTTATTAATCTTTATCCGTTTACAGGAACGGGAATAATTGTAATAATCAAATGAAGGTGATGAAATTCGGG
Protein-coding sequences here:
- a CDS encoding alpha-L-fucosidase, which gives rise to MKKTIIIAILGVVVCTSLFPQEKIWNETKEQKAERMKWWVNDRFGMFIHWGLYALPARHEWVQTNERIPLEEYKKYFDNFNPDLYDPHEWAKMAKEAGMKYAVITAKHHDGFCMFDSKYTDYKVVNTTYGKDIIKEWVDAFKEAGLKVGFYYSLIDWHHPDFTIDRIHPLRPGSNEEYAKLNEGRDMNRYRKFLKNQVTELLTNYGKIDILWLDFSYPGEFGKGRDDWDAVELVKLVRKLQPEIIIDDRADIRDVPGGWDFITPEQYKVDRWPELNGERVPWETCQTFSGSWGYFRDEATWKDNKQLLVLLIESVSKGGNLLLNVGPTARGEFDYRAVSALEKMGNWMHYNSRSIYGCTEAPEAYTAPDNTLLTYNSATNRLYIHLLDYPLQNFKLPGYKGKIKYAQFLHDASELRITVPSGHHKVEDDGSDTGDLNLSLPVLKPNIEIPVIELILE
- a CDS encoding SusD/RagB family nutrient-binding outer membrane lipoprotein, yielding MDGLPYSVDPRFFDIYALPCDDGHRYNTNTKSFDLVKVGETVPEGEKPTVVATVNVEYAVNGFNSGDWGDAGAANGVLNNYYKSAPSLQKKSGEAEKFLYKYPVASETFYGKNLNDQLSKIITQKYIAQLPWLPLEAWCDHRRLELPFFDNVAVDNPLSRMSWLTKENVKNSQKYNFFPQRLRYPSSLENSNPEGYKQALQQLGGENGIFTPLWWSKGKNEK
- a CDS encoding sulfatase, translated to MNPKKLFTLALVPLTGLSAKNTIAHNNRPNIILFMVDDMGWQDTSLPFWKEKTPLNERYHTPNMERLASQGMMFTQAYACSVSSPTRVSLMTGMNAARHRVTNWTLEKNTSTDNQSNMLQFPEWNVNGICQAPDVPYTYEVTSLPQLLKNNGYHTIHCGKAHWGAIDTPGENPHHFGFEVNIAGHAGGGIASYLGEENYGNRTDGKPSSRQAVPDLDKYWGTETFATEALTLEALKALDKAKNLGQPFFLYMSHYAIHIPVNRDKRFYQKYIDAGLSEKEAAYAALIEGMDKSLGDLMNWLEKNELDKNTIVIFMSDNGGFATDTHWRDAPLYTQNAPLNSGKGSAYEGGIREPMIVKWPGEVSPGTKCDDYLIIEDFFPTILDMAQVRERKTVQTVDGVSFMPMLEGKPTRYDKRNLYWNYPNLWGNEGPGIGSTCTVRRGDWKLIYYYETGKKELFNITNDIGETANRAEQNPRLVKKLSKELGKFLRGADAQRPSFKTTGKPCPWPDEVDK
- a CDS encoding sulfatase is translated as MAALPQQSQKPNVLFIIVDDLRPELGCYGLDAIKTPNIDKLAGKSTIFQNAYCNIPVSGASRASLFTGMYPKFPKRFVNYTTRAQTDAPDAVPFSQLFTNNGYHTVSNGKVFHHIDDHADSWSEPPFRTHPDGYDVYNNEYNRWEMWLNEESAKYINPKTLRGPYCESAEVPDSAYDDGKLTLKTIEDLKRLKQTNKPFFLGVGFWKPHLPFNAPKKYWDMYDRNKIPLPDNRFRPLDLPDEVQGSREIYAYARVEEPTDTVFLRELRHGYYACVSYVDAQIGLILDALKKLDLEENTIIVLLGDHGWNLGEHNFIGKHNLMKTSTHTPLIVHVPWFKNGKSLSMVEFVDIYPTLCELCNLPAPQNQLDGKSFVPILKNPKTKTKSSVFIQWQSGYSIVNKRYSYAEWEKEDGKTSVMIFDHKIDPKENKNQVNEYHYKNLLMKFSKYIKLKTSQIVSYKSAPN
- a CDS encoding alkaline phosphatase family protein, whose protein sequence is MKRTFLLSILLFLSLLAVEGKTRKAVFIIIDGVPADQIERLQPPAIYDIASQGAYSKAYTGGQTGGYSQTATISAIGYTNLLTSTWVNKHNVTGNDNLKPNYNYWTLFRIAKEQKKDFKTALYSSWTDNRTVLIGENKPETNHLKIDFVKDGFELDTINFPPKDKDLHIFEIDEHVSCLAAEGIKNDAPDLSWVYLWYTDDAGHIYGNGHDFDEYVMKADRQVARVWEAVKYREKNYDEEWMIVVTTDHGRAENGHGHGGQSCRERTIWISTNVAVNKYFKSGNLAITDIAPSISRFMKFEVPQDVLWEQDGIPFIGDVDIYNLKTMPYDNSVYLTWDTISDNNPVTIYVSTENKFKEGGKENWIKLATVNAGINSYKAELKDLPAGSFYKFVVETKNNHLNRWIIK